The genomic interval AAATTAAAATATAAATCATAAAAAAATGAAAAATACACTATAATAAACCCTCACAAAATCAAACAAGGATTGTAAATAATGAAGTATCTGTGCGCTTTTCTGCTCTGCATAAGCGTAATGTGGGGAGATTCTGAATTTGTAGATTTCAATAAACTAGAAGAAGAATTTCATATTCATATACCCCAAAATAAGCAAGAGATGGATATTGATGAATTTATTGAGCGTGTGGAAAAAAACTCAATTAATCTTGCAAAATCTCGTGCAATGGCACGAAGTCTTTTTTATGAAGGCAAGGCGATGCGTGCGTGGAATGCTGGATATATTGATGCACAGGTTAATAGAGCAAAATCTCCTGCTGGTGGAACGGAACTTGAAAATACCATTTTGCTTATGCTCACTCCTCGTTTGCCGTGGGTTACTTATACGCTTGCTCAAAGCTATCAAAACAAAATTTTAAGGCAAGAAAAATCCTACGAGCTTACAAAACGTCTTGCTCTTATTGCAGCAAAAAGGCTTTATTTGGATTATCTCGTGCTTAAAGAACAGCACCAAATCTATACAAACCGCTATGAAAATGCCAAAAACCAACTTCGAATGTCACAAGTGCAATATGAAGCAGGACGTATCAGCAAATCTCAATATCTTTTTTTTAAAAGCGATTTTTTAGCAACCAAAGTTGCACTCAAAACTTCTCATACAGAAATGCTTAATACTCTCAATGCACTCAAAGTAATTTTGGG from Helicobacter hepaticus ATCC 51449 carries:
- a CDS encoding TolC family protein, whose translation is MKYLCAFLLCISVMWGDSEFVDFNKLEEEFHIHIPQNKQEMDIDEFIERVEKNSINLAKSRAMARSLFYEGKAMRAWNAGYIDAQVNRAKSPAGGTELENTILLMLTPRLPWVTYTLAQSYQNKILRQEKSYELTKRLALIAAKRLYLDYLVLKEQHQIYTNRYENAKNQLRMSQVQYEAGRISKSQYLFFKSDFLATKVALKTSHTEMLNTLNALKVILGITTENSDIDINGLVFKYLHFDRANLEKTLSKNLYLEIVSLDIKDYQYSANIASQSRFDNIEIGGGIKKAESSDGVTFQLKIPIPLTTKYDNQKAMYLALQSGSIRENEILKDSLLVNAKSYLEQLAYKKEVIALAKDNENNRAQLSEIARIGYEAGKTSAFEYLSVKNEHLNAMIATTQAKRDYVQTLSMLEETLSSVLNLNTLKKPLMEEQS